The following coding sequences lie in one Nerophis lumbriciformis linkage group LG02, RoL_Nlum_v2.1, whole genome shotgun sequence genomic window:
- the mrpl57 gene encoding large ribosomal subunit protein mL63 yields the protein MFLTLALLRKGIPGKQWIGKYRRPRAITWSMKRNMVKHLEREAANEYWLSRPFMTQEQEWGHAAERRQQNWQRFKESKISNFPPHKSIADHLSHLQISRTWSS from the coding sequence ATGTTCCTCACCTTAGCGCTGCTGAGGAAAGGCATCCCCGGGAAGCAGTGGATCGGAAAGTACCGGCGCCCGCGGGCCATCACGTGGTCCATGAAGCGCAACATGGTGAAGCACCTGGAGCGCGAGGCCGCCAACGAGTACTGGCTCAGCCGGCCCTTCATGACCCAGGAGCAGGAGTGGGGCCACGCCGCCGAGCGCCGACAGCAAAACTGGCAGCGGTTCAAGGAGTCGAAGATCAGCAATTTCCCCCCACACAAGAGCATCGCCGATCACCTCAGTCACCTGCAGATCTCCAGGACCTGGTCCAGTTAA